A stretch of DNA from Bradyrhizobium algeriense:
GGGACGGATCAGCAGCGTGCGGATGAACAGCGAGTGCCAGGCAAGTTCGGTGAAAACGCGCGTCTTGATCTGGAAGCTCGGATCGGCGCCGCCATAGAGATCCTGCGCGAACAGCGTCATGCCTTCGGCATGCTTGAGGAAGTCGGCATAGAGCGCGGAGAACTGGTCCGCTGATATCGACTGGTTGCCGGCCCACCACATGTTCTTGTCGGTGGTCGCATCGCGAACCGTGAACTTGTCCTTCGGGCTGCGGCCGGTGAACTCACCGGTGTCCGCACACAAAGCGCCATCCGCCGACAGTACGGCTTCACCCGCGGAGAGCGAATATTGATAGAGCTGCGGCGCACCGAGATTCCAGTGCACCGTCTTGAGATTTTTTAAGCCGAATTTGTCGGCGCCGAAGGCACCGTTGCGTAGACCCGTCTCTTGCACGAAGAAATCCCTCCTCGAACCCGCGTTACTCGAATCGCGCGCCTGTCGCTTGACGCGCTCTGTCGCGGTGACCCCTGAATATAGCCTTCCGGCCTCGGTCCGGCGACCTAATACTGATGAACGCTGTGCTTGCCAAGCCGATCCACGCGATTTGGTTTATTCAGGCGCGAGTGGTTGATCTGCATCAATCGTTTGCTGCAGCGCTTTTAGCGGGTTTGCCGTCGTGGTTGCGCGACCATCCGTGGCTGCCTCGCCTGACCGAAAATTGCTGCGTCGCACAATTAGAAAATTTCAACGCGCGGCCCCTTCTCCGATCAGCGCAAATGGCCCCCAGAACGCCGGATAGGCGTTGCGGGGCGAGGACGCATCGTTTACGGCCGATGCGGCGGATGAGTTACCGAGAAGGAAAGCTATGTTTTCGCGATGACGCGCGAGCGTGTCGAGTGGCGTTCGATCCCGCTCGGCGCGGATGCCTTGTCGCAGAAGATTGCCGCGTTCCGCCGCGGGCTGGACATCGGCAAGGCGAGCGATGCATCCGGCAAGTCCGGGCTGTTCGACCTCGCACTCGCCCATGAACTGTATGGAACGCTGCTTGCGCCGGTCGATGCGCTGATCAAGGAAAAGCCCTCGCTTCTGGTCGTGGCGTCGGGCGCACTGACGGCGCTGCCGTTCCATCTGCTGGTGACCGAAAAGCCGGCGGCCGCGATTCCGGATAAATTCGACGGCTATCGCGATGCGGCCTGGCTGCTGAAGCGCCAGGCGGTATCGGTGTTGCCGTCGGCCGCGAGCCTGAAAGCGCTGCGGGTGTTTGCAGCGCGAAGTGAGCAAAGCACCAAGCCGATGACGGGCTTTGGCGATCCGATTTTCAATCCCGCTGTGAAGCCTGGCGACGGCAACCGTCCCACCAGGGCCGCCGCGCGCAGCCTTGCGACCGGCGCCTACACGGATTTCTGGCAGGGTGCCGGCGTCGATCGCGCGCGGCTTTCGGACGCGCTCGCGCAATTGCCCGACACCGCCGACGAACTCAACGCGATAGCCAAAAACCTTGGCGTCGCGGCCGCTGATATTCACCTCGGCGATTGTTCAGCGAGATCGCGCTGTCCGGATGGTTCGCACCGAGCGCCTGTTCGCGGATCGCCGCCGCCCGCTGGTAGCGACCCTGCCGTTCATAGAGGTCCGCCAGATTGTTCAGCGAGCGCGCCACATCGGGATGCTCGCGGCCCAGCACCTTTTCGCGGATCACCAGCGACCGCCTGATCAGCGGCTCGGCCTCGGCATAGCGACCCTGAACCTTCCCGACCTGGCCGAGATTATTCAAGAGCGTCGCCACCGCGGGATGCTCCGGGCCGGCGGCCTTTTCGTAGATCGCGAGCGCGCGTTTGAACAACGGCTCGGAATCGCCGTGGCGGCCGAGCTTCTCGTAATGCGTCGCCAGATTGTTCAGGGATTGCCCGAGGTCCGGATGACCGCGCCCGAGCGATTTTTCACGGACCGCCAGCGCGCGTTTGAACAGCGGCTCGGCGTCGGCAAAGCGTTGCTGCCGCTGGTACAGCGCGGCCAGATTGTTCAGCGCAGCGGCGATCTCGGGTGAGTCGGGCCCCACTGTCTTCTCCAGAATCGCGATGGATCGCTTGAACAGCGGCTCCGCTTCGCTATCTCTGCCCTGATTGCCGTAGGCCTGCGCCAGATTGTTCAGCGCAGCGCCGACGTCGCGGTGCGCGGGACCGAATCTTTTTTCGAGGCTTTCCACCTGTGCCTGCGCCAGCGCGACGGCTTCGGCATATTTGCCGGCGCGGCCGAGCTCGTTGATTTTGGCACTGAGCGCGGCGACATCGCCTTTTTGCGCCAAAGACGGCGCGGAGAGGCAGGTGCCCGACAACAGCGCGAGACACACTGAAAATATCATTCGATTGCGGGATTTCATGCGGGCTTTCGCTGGTCACCTTTGCGCGGGCTTGCCTTAGGTCGCGCAAAGGTCTGCGCCCGTTCAAATCCGCGATCGATGACGGCAAGCGTTAACCCTTGTTAGTCCTTGCCCCGCGCCTCGCCCGCCAGCCGCACCAGCATCTTGCGCAACGCCATGGCGCCGGTGACCCGTTCCGGAAAATCCAGCCGCAGCGTCGCGCTGCCGGCCTGCATGTCCATGCCGTCGGGGTCGCAACCGGTGCAGCGCCAATCGGCGGATTCGGCCCCCAGCAGCCTGGTCGCATAGAGGTTCATCGCCTCGCGGTGATCCTCGTTCATATGCTCCACCGCGCCCTGCTCGGCTTCCAGCAGTTCTTCGGCATCGCCGATCCCGGTCAGAAACTGTTCTGGCTTGAGGTCGATGATGCGGCCAAAACCGGCGACCAGATGCAGGCCCGACGGGGCGATCCGAAAGAACGAGAAATCCTTGAAATCCACAAAGGCTTCCGCGGATGGATGGGCGTTGAGGTAGCGCCGGCGCAGAATTTTCGCAGCCTCGCCACTGGCCTCCTCGGCCCGGCCCGCCAGCATGATCCGCGCGCCCTCCAGGGGATCGCCGGCGGCGCGCTCGTCCAGCATCAGCGAGACCCTTCCGTCGCCGAGGATGTTCTTCGTATGCAGCGCCAGCCGCGAAATCAGCAGGATCGGCGAGGCATCGGCATGGCTGGCAACGTTAACCAACGAGCAGTAGGGATCGCCGCTTTCAGGCATAAGGGTGGCGAGCGCGCCCTGCCGGCTGCGCCGCAGCAGCGAACGGGCGAGTTTAGAAGCATCAAAATCTGCGGTGGGCTGCATGGTTCCTTTCCGGCCATCTTATTGCAAAAAGGGGGTTTTCTCCACCAGACAGGGTGCTATATGGGGGACAGCGCATCTCCGCGGGAACGTTTTGCGGAACTCGGTCACACTTCAGCCCAGCTTGCATTGCTCGTTGACCGTGTACAAAGCCCATTTATGCGGCGTCTGGCTGGATTGCCCGCCGTTTAAGCCACTCTCTTATTCGAAAGCAGGCTCATGCCCACAATCGCCCTGGTCGATGATGACCGCAACATTCTCACTTCCGTGTCGATCGCACTCGAAGCCGAAGGCTATCGCATCATGACCTACACGGATGGGGCTTCGGCGCTCGACGGCTTCCGCACTTCGCCGCCGGACCTCGCGATCCTCGACATCAAGATGCCGCGCATGGACGGCATGGAAACGCTACGCCGGCTGCGGCAGAAGTCCGATCTGCCGGTGATCTTCCTGACCTCCAAGGATGAAGAGATCGACGAATTGTTCGGCCTCAAGATGGGCGCCGACGATTTCATCCGCAAGCCGTTCTCGCAGCGCCTGCTGGTCGAGCGCGTCAAGGCCGTGCTCCGCCGCGGCCAGCCCAAGGATCCGACCGCCGTGCCGAAGGAGCCGGATGCGCGCGCGCTGGACCGCGGCCTGCTGCGGATGGATCCGGAGCGTCACACCTGCACCTGGAAAAACGAGCCGGTGACGCTGACGGTGACCGAATTCCTGATCCTGCAGGCGCTGGCGACCCGGCCGGGCGTGGTGAAAAGCCGCAACGCGCTGATGGACGCGGCCTATGACGATCAAGTCTATGTCGACGACCGCACCATCGACAGCCACATCAAGCGGCTGCGCAAGAAGTTCAAGGTTGTCGACGACGATTTCGAGATGATCGAGACGCTGTACGGCGTCGGCTATCGCTTCAAGGAAGCCTGATCTGCGTTTTCCGGGCGGAAGTGCCGACTGACACATCCGCCCGTTCGGCGTAGAATTACAAAAGCGGCGCATCACAACCGGCAGCTCGACCATTGCTAGATCGAACGCAGCCCGATTCCAGCCTGAACCACGAGGATGCTTCCGAGCTCCTCGAGCAGCGTAGCGTTGCCGACGATAGCCCGGGCGAAAAGGGCTGGCGGCGGCCGCTCGGCTGGTTGCGCCGGGCCGGGCAATTCTTCTTCGCGCTGTCCTTCTCCAGCCTCACGCGCCGGATCGTTTCGCTCAATCTGGCCGGCCTCGTCGCCCTGGTGGCGAGCATTCTCTATCTCTCGCAGTTCCGCGCCGGCCTGATCGACGCGCGGGCGCAGAGCCTGCTGGTGCAGGCCGAAATCATCGCCGGCGCGATTGCCGCCTCCGCGACCGTCGAAACCAACACCATCACTATCGATCCGGACCGCCTGCTCGACCTCAAGCCCGGCGAAAGCTACGGCGCGCCAGACGAATCTTCGGGGCTCGATTTTCCGATCAATCCGGAGCGCGTCGCGCCGGTGCTGCGGCGGCTGATCTCGCCGACCAAGACCCGCGCG
This window harbors:
- a CDS encoding tetratricopeptide repeat protein, yielding MKSRNRMIFSVCLALLSGTCLSAPSLAQKGDVAALSAKINELGRAGKYAEAVALAQAQVESLEKRFGPAHRDVGAALNNLAQAYGNQGRDSEAEPLFKRSIAILEKTVGPDSPEIAAALNNLAALYQRQQRFADAEPLFKRALAVREKSLGRGHPDLGQSLNNLATHYEKLGRHGDSEPLFKRALAIYEKAAGPEHPAVATLLNNLGQVGKVQGRYAEAEPLIRRSLVIREKVLGREHPDVARSLNNLADLYERQGRYQRAAAIREQALGANHPDSAISLNNRRGEYQRPRRQGFWLSR
- a CDS encoding HugZ family protein; its protein translation is MQPTADFDASKLARSLLRRSRQGALATLMPESGDPYCSLVNVASHADASPILLISRLALHTKNILGDGRVSLMLDERAAGDPLEGARIMLAGRAEEASGEAAKILRRRYLNAHPSAEAFVDFKDFSFFRIAPSGLHLVAGFGRIIDLKPEQFLTGIGDAEELLEAEQGAVEHMNEDHREAMNLYATRLLGAESADWRCTGCDPDGMDMQAGSATLRLDFPERVTGAMALRKMLVRLAGEARGKD
- a CDS encoding response regulator transcription factor; the encoded protein is MPTIALVDDDRNILTSVSIALEAEGYRIMTYTDGASALDGFRTSPPDLAILDIKMPRMDGMETLRRLRQKSDLPVIFLTSKDEEIDELFGLKMGADDFIRKPFSQRLLVERVKAVLRRGQPKDPTAVPKEPDARALDRGLLRMDPERHTCTWKNEPVTLTVTEFLILQALATRPGVVKSRNALMDAAYDDQVYVDDRTIDSHIKRLRKKFKVVDDDFEMIETLYGVGYRFKEA